Proteins co-encoded in one Sparus aurata chromosome 18, fSpaAur1.1, whole genome shotgun sequence genomic window:
- the LOC115568987 gene encoding atlastin-3-like, whose product MGSEPGPVQIVTVCKEDHSFALDTEALGRILLAPEVRDKHVVVLSVAGAFRKGKSFLLDFMLRYMYRKGDINWLGQDEEPLTGFSWRGGSEPETTGIQLWSEVFPVQKSDGTEVAVVLMDTQGAFDYQSTVKDCATIFALSTMTSSIQIYNLSQNIQEDDLQQLQLFTEYGRLAMDEIFQKPFQSLMFLVRDWSFPYEYQYGFKGGNEFLDKRLQVNESQHEELQTVRDHIHSCFTKISCFLLPHPGLKVATHPSFDGKLKDVAPEFREQLESLIPKLLHPDRLAEKEINGNKVTCRGLLEFFKAYIKIYQGEDLPQPKTMLMATAEANNLAAVASAKDQYYKNMEKVCGGDLPYVSPESLEEKHNFNVREALHAFSSTKKMGGQEFCDRYQEQLEKELEDMWQSFAKHNESKNLFSAFRTPAVLFVLVCFLYVLSGVLLFVGLTTFAVVCDCTMGVVMMSMLTWAFIRYSGRYRTVGVTIDQAAGVVLEQATVALNKTRGASAVDQKKSS is encoded by the exons ATGGGGAGTGAACCAGGTCCAGTTCAGATCGTCACAGTGTGCAAGGAGGATCACTCCTTTGCTTTGGACACGGAGGCGTTGGGTCGGATTCTGTTGGCTCCTGAGGTCCGAGACAAACATGTGGTGGTGCTGTCAGTGGCCGGAGCCTTCAGGAAGGGCAAGAGCTTCCTGCTGGATTTCATGCTCCGCTACATGTACAGAAAG GGTGATATAAACTGGCTGGGTCAGGACGAAGAGCCGCTGACTGGATTTTCTTGGAGAGGAGGTTCGGAACCAGAAACGACAGGCATCCAGCTGTGGAGTGAAGTTTTCCCCGTCCAAAAGAGCGACGGAACAGAG GTGGCGGTAGTGTTGATGGACACTCAGGGAGCCTTTGATTATCAGTCCACTGTAAAGGACTGTGCCACCATCTTTGCCCTCAGCACCATGACCAGCTCAATACAG ATCTACAATCTGTCTCAGAACATACAAGAGGACGATCTGCAGCAGCTACAG CTGTTCACAGAGTACGGTCGTCTCGCCATGGATGAGATCTTTCAGAAGCCATTTCAG TCTTTGATGTTCCTGGTCAGGGACTGGAGCTTCCCCTATGAATACCAGTACGGGTTTAAAGGAGGCAATGAGTTCCTGGATAAACGCTTACAG GTTAACGAGTCCCAGCACGAGGAGCTGCAAACAGTGAGGGATCACATCCATTCATGCTTCACCAAAATTTCCTGCTTCCTGTTGCCTCACCCCGGGTTGAAGGTTGCCACCCACCCTTCTTTTGATGGAAAACTAAAAG aTGTGGCCCCAGAGTTCAGAGAGCAGCTGGAGAGCCTGATACCTAAACTGCTGCACCCAGATCGTCTAGCTGAGAAAGAAATAAATGGAAACAAAGTCACTTGCCGGGGCCTGCTTGAGTTTTTCAAG GCCTACATCAAGATTTACCAGGGTGAAGATTTGCCACAACCAAAGACGATGCTCATG GCTACAGCAGAGGCCAACAACCTGGCAGCTGTGGCATCAGCCAAAGATCAGTATTATAAGAACATGGAGAAG GTGTGTGGTGGAGACTTGCCCTATGTGTCCCCCGAGTCTCTGGAGGAAAAGCATAATTTCAACGTCCGAGAGGCTCTTCACGCCTTCTCCTCGACCAAGAAGATGGGCGGACAAGAGTTCTGTGACCGTTACCAAGAACAGCTGGAGAAGGAGCTGGAGGATATGTGGCAGTCATTTGCCAAGCACAATGAG TCCAAAAATCTCTTCAGCGCCTTCCGGACACCTGCAGTGCTGTTTGTCCTCGTGTGCTTCCTCTACGTGCTGTCAGGTGTGTTGCTCTTCGTCGGGCTGACCACCTTCGCCGTGGTGTGTGACTGTACTATGGGTGTGGTCATGATGTCCATGCTGACGTGGGCCTTCATCCGCTACTCTGGTCGGTACCGGACTGTGGGAGTAACCATCGACCAGGCCGCAGGTGTCGTCCTGGAGCAG gcCACCGTGGCGTTGAACAAGACGAGAGGGGCGAGCGCTGTTGACCAGAAGAAATCCAGTTAG
- the LOC115568390 gene encoding forkhead box protein N2-like — translation MESSPHTLPPSSPCPSPFGGSLPFSSSPQQTGSLPLSPTSFPPSPDSLSPATAESVHSSSPLSHCTASQCLEGQNIQHLSPANISDQDDLTCLNWLHQRGNLLPLQPLPKMTQLPQQPTHPLPPASSKPPYSFSTLIFMAIEDSPDKRLPVKDIYEWIVNNFPYYRTAVGGWRNSVRHNLSLSKSFRRLQRDKSQSVGKGSLWCVCPEYRPALLEVLKKTHSYHSTNSNLINTLALLEEAEFVVPEVCDSFEISDPLSHTLLLSTSSPQTLTHGNPDFSENPPCPLTPDHEELVTMESLDYQQEEVCEEMEKDPLSDSGYIELHYYQSHQYLVLPGDTELDLETVEILQLDAEAQEAAGSLLDLAGGGY, via the exons atggagagtaGCCCTCACACACTGCCACCCTCGTCACCATGTCCTTCCCCTTTTGGAGGGTCCCTGCCTTTTTCCTCCTCGCCACAACAGACCGGCTCACTCCCACTTTCCCCTACTTCATTCCCCCCGTCCCCTGATTCACTCTCTCCAGCCACAGCAGAGTCTGTtcactcttcctcccctctctcacaCTGCACAGCCTCTCAGTGCCTCGAGGGACAAAACATACAGCACCTCAGCCCGGCAAACATATCTGACCAGGATGACCTGACGTGCCTCAACTGGCTGCATCAGAGGGGCAACCTGCTGCCACTGCAGCCTCTTCCCAAAATGACACAGCTGCCTCAGCAACCTacccatcctcttcctcctgcctcATCCAAACCACCGTACTCCTTCAGTACCCTGATTTTCATGGCAATCGAAGATTCACCTGACAAGAGGCTTCCAGTGAAAGATATCTACGAATGGATTGTGAACAATTTCCCTTACTACAGGACAGCCGTTGGAGGCTGGAGGAACTCTGTTAGACACAACCTGTCTCTGAGCAAGAGCTTCCGCCGCCTTCAGCGGGACAAGAGCCAG TCCGTAGGGAAGGGAtcgctgtggtgtgtgtgtccagagtATCGGCCGGCGCTCCTTGAGGTGCTGAAGAAGACCCACAGTTATCACAGCACCAACAGCAACCTGATCAACACGCTGGCACT GTTGGAAGAAGCTGAATTTGTTGTGCCTGAAGTGTGTGACTCTTTTGAAATCTCAG ATCCGCTTTCtcacaccctcctcctctctacgtCCTCACCACAAACTTTGACCCATGGCAACCCAGATTTCTCTGAAAACCCACCGTGCCCTTTGACCCCAGATCATGAGGAGCTCGTCACCATGGAGTCGCTAGATTACCAGCAGGAGGAGGTCTgtgaggagatggagaaggacCCCCTGTCAGACAGCGGGTACATCGAGTTACACTATTACCAGTCTCACCAGTACCTGGTGCTGCCAGGTGACACCGAGCTGGACCTGGAGACTGTGGAGATCCTTCAGCTCGATGCCGAGGCCCAGGAGGCTGCTGGGTCACTGCTGGACCTTGCCGGCGGTggatattaa